The region TGGACGGCATGGACGGCATGGCCCTGCTTAAAGAGCTGAACACCATTATGCCCGGACTTCCGGTTATCATGCTCACCGCTTACGGCAACGTGAACTCCGCTGTGGTGGCCATGAAACACGGGGCCTTTGATTACCTGACCAAACCTGCGGACAACGAAGAGCTGAAAGCGGTCATGGCCAAGGCACTGGATTATTCCCGGCTGGTGGATGAGAACGAAAAACTCAAAACCGCCGCCGGAGCCACCGAGCAGATGATCGGAAACTCACAGTCCATGCTCCATGTGAAAGACCTCATCGAGCAGGCCGGGCCGTCCGAAGCGACCATCCTCGTGCTGGGGGAATCCGGTACCGGTAAGGAACTGGTTGCCGAAGGGTTGCACCGGGCCAGCCTGCGCGCCGATAAACCGCTCATCAAAGTCAACTGTGCAGCACTCCCGGCGGACCTGCTGGAAAGTGAACTTTTCGGATATATGAAAGGGGCCTTTACCGGGGCCAATGCCAACAAGCCCGGACGGTTCCAGCTGGCTTCCGGAGGAACCCTCTTCCTTGATGAGATCGGAGAAATGGACCCGGTACTGCAAGCCAAGATCCTGCGTGCCCTGCAGGAAAAAGTGGTCGAACCGCTGGGCAGCGTTTCCCCGGTGGAAACAGATGTGCGCATCATCGCCGCCACCAACCGCGACCTCAAGAAGGAAGTGGAAAAAGGAAATTTCCGCGAGGACCTCTACTACCGGTTGAGTGTCCTTGAGATCCGCATCCCGCCCCTGCGCGAAAGGGTGGGCGACCTGCCCGCGCTGGTGGCCTACCTGCTGGAAAAACTGGGCCGCAAGAACAACAAGAAAGTCCGCTCGGTGAGTCCGTCCTTTCTGGATGCACTGGGCCGCTATGACTGGCCCGGCAACGTCCGTGAACTGGAAAACGTGCTGGAACGGGCCATCATCCTCAGCCGCAGCGAAGTGCTGGGACCGGAGCTGCTTCCCCCGCAGGTTCAAAATTCAACACCCCGACAGGCCCCGGCGCAGCAGCCTGCACAACAAACCGCAGCTCCGGCACAGCCTCAACATCCTGCACAGCCGCAACAAACAGCTGCGCCGCAACCCGGCACCCCCACCCTCGATGATGCCGAGCGGCAGGCCCTGATCTCAGCCCTTGAAGCCAACCAGCACCACCGGGAGCGAACAGCTGACGCGCTGGGCATCAGCCGCAGGACCCTGCAGTATAAACTTAAAAAATACGGTTTAACCCGCCGATAATTACTTTTTCAGCAATAAAACCATTCCAAAAGCCCGGAATTCACATTTCGGGCTTTTATCTTTTCAAATAAATCTGGATTAGCCCTGATTAGCCGCATTCTCATACACTCAGCCCTTGCAATTTAAAAACTCCGCTCCCCTTCTCAAAATCATTGCTGAAATGGCACAAAAATTACCGCTTTCAATTAAAATTGCATCTAATTTGACATGGATTCATATTTTATCTACCCTTAAAATTCGAGTTCTATAAGTCTATAATTGACGATAGAGACGAAACAGCTCATTTTAACCTGAGCGTAACAATCGCCATAAGCGGTTTTTTACTACACAGAAAAACGCGACATACAAACTGCATCTTTTCAATGTAAAAACCGTATTTTAAAATTAGAACATCAAACACAACTGCAACACGCGCATACTGCATAAAAAAATGCAACCCACACAACAGTACTACATCAAACCGTCCGGAACGCCCGTTAAGGAAATCAACCCTAACTCAGCCCCGGAAAAAATCCCCCTTCTCTCTGCCTTTTCCCCCGAACACCACCATTGCAATTAATTTCTACTGCCTCCCCTGATACGGGTCGGCAGTGTTTAGTTTTGATAAACGGAGAAATCATGGAAAAAATCCGAGTTGAAAATCTCTATAAAATTTTCGGTTCTAATCCAAAAAAAATCATCCCCATGCTCGAAAAAGGAGCGAACAAAGATGATATTATGGAAAAGACCAAGCACGGTGTCGGCGTAAACAACGCCACATTCAGCGTAGAAGAAGGTGAAATAGTCGTTGTAATGGGCCTTTCCGGCAGCGGTAAGTCAACACTTGTACGCTGCATCAACAGGCTCATCGAGCCTACCGGCGGTAAAATTTTCATTGACGGGGAAGATATAACCTCCCTGAGCATGGATAAGCTACGCAAAATCCGGCTGGAAAAGCTGGGCATGGTCTTCCAGAACTTCGCCCTCTACCCCCACCGCACTGTCCTTAAAAACGCAGAATACGGGCTGGAGATCGCAAATGTCGACCCTGAAGTGCGCAAGCAGAAAGCCATGGAAGCACTTGAACTGGTCGGGCTTTCCGGCTGGGAAGAATCCTACCCGGACCAGCTTTCCGGCGGCATGCAGCAGCGCGTGGGTCTTGCCCGCGCACTGGCTCTGGATCCGGACATCCTGCTCATGGACGAAGCTTTCAGTGCCCTTGACCCGCTCATCCGCCGCGACATGCAGGACGAACTGATCAACCTGCAGGAGCGCATGCACAAGACCATCGTCTTCATCAGCCACGACCTTGACGAAGCCCTCAAACTGGGCGACCGCATCGTGCTTATGAAAGACGGTGAAATCGTACAAATCGGTTCACCCGAAGAAATTCTCACTGAACCGGCCACAGAATACGTACGCCGCTTTGTGGAAGACGTTGATATCACCAAGGTCCTCACCGCTGAGTCGGTAATGAAAAAGATCGACGCCGTGGCCTTCATCAAAACCGACGGCCCCAGAGCATCGCTTCGCAAAATGCGCAAGAACAATATCTCCAACCTCTTTGTGCTAGATGAAAAACACAAGCTCATCGGCATGCTCAATGCCGGAGACTGCGCAAAGCTGGTGGAAGAAGGCGGTAAAGACATCAGAACCATCATGCATAAAGACCTGCAGGCCGTGGATTTAGACTGCCCTGCTCAGGAACTCTTCAACATCATGCAGGACCGCACTCTGCCCCTTCCGGTCATCAATGAAGACAACAAACTCAAAGGGGTTATCGTCCGAGGCACGCTGATCGGGGCACTGGCCGAAAGAGGAGGCAACTAGAATGAATATTCCACGCATACCCGTCGGGGACGTAATTGAATCTGGTATTGATTTTCTGGTGGAACATTTTTCATTTGCCACCAAAGCTTTTTCCGCTGTGCTTGAAGCAGGTCTTGATGTTGTGGAAGGTGCCATGAAAGCCTGCCCGCCGTGGGCATTCATCATCATCGTGGGTTTGATCACCTGGAAACTGGCCAAAAGTAAACGAACCACAATCTTTGCCATTGCCGGACTGCTGCTCATCTGGAACATGGGACTCTGGAAAGCCACGGTCAGCACCATTGCGCTGGTTATCGTCGCCACCCTGCTGGCCCTGATGATCGGTATCCCCATCGGTATTCTGGCGGCCATGAGCAAGCCCGTAAACAGGGTGGTCATGCCTGTTCTTGACGTCATGCAGACCATGCCCGCTTTTGTTTACCTTATCCCGGCCATTCCCTTTTTCGGTCTGGGCAAGGTTGCCGCTATATTTTCAACAATCATCTTTGCCATGCCGCCGTCCATCAGGCTGACCTGCCTCGGAATCAAGCAGGTTCCTGAAGAACTGGTGGAGTGTGCTGAAGCATTCGGTTCCAACCGCTGGCAGAGACTCCTTAAACTGGAACTTCCCATCGCCACTCCGACCATCATGGCCGGGGTGAACCAGACAGTCATGCTGGCTCTCTCCATGGTGGTTATCGCCGCCATGATCGGTGCCAAGGGACTGGGCGGTGAAGTCTGGAAAGCAATTCAACGTTTGCAGATGGGTAAGGGATTTGAAGCTGGTATTGGCATTGTCATCGTCGCTATGATAATGGATCAGGTGTTACAGAAACTCGGGTCGGGTAAAAAATAACCGGACTTTAACTTAATCAGGAGATACACAATGAAAAAAATTTTAGTTCTGACTCTGGCTGCACTGCTCGTTGCTGCTTTCAGCACCGCAGCATTCGCAGGAGATAAGAAAGTAAAGCTGGCCTACGTTGAGTGGGACTGCGCAACTGCCACAACCAACGTTATCAAAGCCGTTCTTGAAGAACGCATGGGTATTGAATGCGAAGTCATCCCCGTTGCCGCAGCTGTAATGTGGCAGGGCGTTGCGTCCGGCGATGTTGACGGTATGGCTGCAGCATGGCTGCCCGTAACCCACGGCGATTACCTCAAGCGCCTGAAAAAGGACATTGTAGACCTCGGTCCCAACGTAACCGGCGCAAGACTGGGCTGGGCTGTTCCCACCTACGTAACTGCTGAGTCCATTGCCGACCTCAACAAATACGCTGACAAATTTGACGACAAAATCATCGGTATCGATCCCGGCGCAGGCCTCATGATGCGTTCCGAGGAAGCAATCGAAGCATATGACCTCGACAAGTTCGAACTCATGGAAGGCTCCGGCGCAACCATGACCGCAGCCCTTGGCAACGCCGTCAAGAACAACGAATGGATTGTTGTTACCGCATGGTCCCCGCACTGGATGTTCGGCCGCTGGGACCTCAAATACCTTGATGATCCCAAAAAGATTCTCGGTGAATCCGAAACCATCAACACCGTTGTCCGCAAAGGTCTCGATAAAGACATGCCCAAAGTTTACGCTTTCCTCGACAAGTTCGCATGGAAAGACGCCAACCAGATGCAGATGGTCATGGCCTGGAACCAGGAAAAAGGTGCTGATCCTTATGAAAACGCAAAGCGTTTCATCAAGGAAAACAAAGCACTGGTTGATTCATGGCTTAACTAATTCCGCATAAGCACATATTGAAAGTCCCCTGCCGATCCGGCGGGGGACTTTTTTCATACCTTCCGTCAACCATCAACAAGAGGACCATGAAATGAAAAAACTGTTCACTGTTATTCTCACGGCCCTGTTAGCCAGCGTTCTTGCTTTCAGCGCATACGCCGGTGATTCCAAAAAAGTTAAACTCGCCTACGTTGAGTGGGACTGCGCAACTGCCACCACCAACCTGCTCAAAGCCGTGCTTGAAGAACGCATGGGCTATGAATGCGAAATCCTGCCCGTTGCAGCCGCAGCCATGTGGCAGGCCGTAGGAACCGGAGATGTTGACGGCATGGCCACCGCCTGGCTG is a window of Desulfovibrio sp. JC010 DNA encoding:
- a CDS encoding sigma-54 dependent transcriptional regulator gives rise to the protein MNTTGKNVLIVDDEPSLRMLIRAVLEGDGWTVHEAQSGEQALEILPGLTLNAALIDMRMDGMDGMALLKELNTIMPGLPVIMLTAYGNVNSAVVAMKHGAFDYLTKPADNEELKAVMAKALDYSRLVDENEKLKTAAGATEQMIGNSQSMLHVKDLIEQAGPSEATILVLGESGTGKELVAEGLHRASLRADKPLIKVNCAALPADLLESELFGYMKGAFTGANANKPGRFQLASGGTLFLDEIGEMDPVLQAKILRALQEKVVEPLGSVSPVETDVRIIAATNRDLKKEVEKGNFREDLYYRLSVLEIRIPPLRERVGDLPALVAYLLEKLGRKNNKKVRSVSPSFLDALGRYDWPGNVRELENVLERAIILSRSEVLGPELLPPQVQNSTPRQAPAQQPAQQTAAPAQPQHPAQPQQTAAPQPGTPTLDDAERQALISALEANQHHRERTADALGISRRTLQYKLKKYGLTRR
- a CDS encoding proline/glycine betaine ABC transporter permease; protein product: MNIPRIPVGDVIESGIDFLVEHFSFATKAFSAVLEAGLDVVEGAMKACPPWAFIIIVGLITWKLAKSKRTTIFAIAGLLLIWNMGLWKATVSTIALVIVATLLALMIGIPIGILAAMSKPVNRVVMPVLDVMQTMPAFVYLIPAIPFFGLGKVAAIFSTIIFAMPPSIRLTCLGIKQVPEELVECAEAFGSNRWQRLLKLELPIATPTIMAGVNQTVMLALSMVVIAAMIGAKGLGGEVWKAIQRLQMGKGFEAGIGIVIVAMIMDQVLQKLGSGKK
- a CDS encoding glycine betaine/L-proline ABC transporter ATP-binding protein produces the protein MEKIRVENLYKIFGSNPKKIIPMLEKGANKDDIMEKTKHGVGVNNATFSVEEGEIVVVMGLSGSGKSTLVRCINRLIEPTGGKIFIDGEDITSLSMDKLRKIRLEKLGMVFQNFALYPHRTVLKNAEYGLEIANVDPEVRKQKAMEALELVGLSGWEESYPDQLSGGMQQRVGLARALALDPDILLMDEAFSALDPLIRRDMQDELINLQERMHKTIVFISHDLDEALKLGDRIVLMKDGEIVQIGSPEEILTEPATEYVRRFVEDVDITKVLTAESVMKKIDAVAFIKTDGPRASLRKMRKNNISNLFVLDEKHKLIGMLNAGDCAKLVEEGGKDIRTIMHKDLQAVDLDCPAQELFNIMQDRTLPLPVINEDNKLKGVIVRGTLIGALAERGGN
- a CDS encoding glycine betaine ABC transporter substrate-binding protein produces the protein MKKILVLTLAALLVAAFSTAAFAGDKKVKLAYVEWDCATATTNVIKAVLEERMGIECEVIPVAAAVMWQGVASGDVDGMAAAWLPVTHGDYLKRLKKDIVDLGPNVTGARLGWAVPTYVTAESIADLNKYADKFDDKIIGIDPGAGLMMRSEEAIEAYDLDKFELMEGSGATMTAALGNAVKNNEWIVVTAWSPHWMFGRWDLKYLDDPKKILGESETINTVVRKGLDKDMPKVYAFLDKFAWKDANQMQMVMAWNQEKGADPYENAKRFIKENKALVDSWLN